Sequence from the Rhodococcus pseudokoreensis genome:
TCGCCGGAGGCGACATCGAGGCCGCGCCAGTTGTCGTCGCCGGCAAAGACATTCGCGTAGCCGTCGGTGAACATCTGTGATTGCAGGCATTCGTCGATGACTGCCTTGACCTCCTCGGTGCTCGGCCAGATGTCGCGCAAGTACACCGGCTGCCCGTCCGACCCTGTCCCGATCGGGTCGTGGAGCACGTCGGCGAGCATGGTCCCGGCGAGTGCGTAGGTGATGACCAGCGGCGGGGAGGTGAGGAAGTTCATCTTGCATTCGGCGTGGATGCGGCCCTCGAAGTTGCGGTTCCCGGACAGCACCGCGCAGGCGGTCAGATCGTGTCCGGTGACCGCGTCGCTGACCTGGGGGATCAGCGGACCGGAGTTACCGATGCAGGTGGTGCAGCCGTAGCCGACGAGTCCGAAACCGAGCTGTTCCAGATAGGGGGTCAGCCCGGCCCGTTCGTAGTAGTCGGTGACCACCCGCGATCCCGGGGCCAGCGACGTCTTCACCCACGGTTTACGGGTCAGGCCCGCCTGCACGGCCTTCTTCGCCAGCAGGCCCGCGCCGATCATCACCGACGGGTTCGAGGTGTTGGTGCACGAGGTGATCGCGGCGATGACCACGTGCCCGTGATCGACACTGTGCACCGCGCCGTCGAGGACCACCTCCACCGGGTCGGAGGGCCATTCATGGCTCTTCCCACACCGGCACGGTGCCGCCGGCCCATCCGATGCGCGGTCGTGGTCGACCGCGATCGGGTCGCTGGCGGGGAATGACTCGTCGGATGCCTCGTCGAGGCCGGCATCCAGCGCAGTCGGCAATGGTTGGTCCGCCAGCAACGACCCGACGGCGTGCGGCGCGCTGGCCAGCGGGATGCGGTCCTGGGGTCGTTTCGGGCCCGCGATGGAGGGCTCGACGGTGGCGAGGTCGAGCTCGACGGTGTGACTGTAAACGGGTTCTTGATCGGGGTCGTGCCACATTCCTTGTTCTTTGGCATAGGCCTCGACGAGTCGGATCTGCTGCTCGGGTCGCCCGGTCAGGCGCAGATAGTTGAGGGTTTCGTCGTCGATGGGGAAGATGGCGCAGGTCGAACCGTATTCGGGGCTCATGTTTCCCAGGGTCGCCCGGTTCGCCAACGGAACGTTGGCGACACCAGGGCCGTAGAACTCCACGAATTTGCCGACGACCCCGGTCTTGCGGAGCAATTCGGCGATGGTGAGGACGAGGTCGGTGGCGGTGGTGCCCTCGGGTAGGGCGCCGGTGAGTTTGAGCCCGAGGACCTGCGGCAGGAGCATGCTCATCGGCTGGCCGAGCATGGCTGCTTCTGCCTCGATCCCGCCGACTCCCCAACCGAGCACGCCGAGGCCGTTGATCATCGGGGTGTGCGAGTCGGTGCCGACGAGAGTGTCCGGGTAGGCGAGAGGGCCGTCCGGTGTGTCCCGTGTGAACAACACGCGGGCCAGGTATTCCAGGTTGACCTGATGGCAGATGCCGGTATCGGGTGGCACGACCAGAAAATCGTCGAAGGCATGCTGCGCCCACCGCAACAGTTGGTAGCGCTCCTTGTTGCGGGAGAACTCGAGGTCGGCGTTGATCCGGTAGGCGTCGGGCCGACCGAAGACGTCCGCGATCACCGAGTGATCGATGACCAATTCGGTGGGTATGAGCGGGTTGATCTTTCGCGGGTCGCCGCCCAGCGCCGTCATCGCGTCCCGCATCGCCACCAGGTCGACCACACACGGCACGCCGGTGAAGTCCTGCATCAGCACCCGGGCGGGGGTGAATTGGATCTCGGTGTGGCCGGGATTGCGCGGCGACCAGGACGCCAGGGCCGAGACCTGCCCGGCGGTGACCAGGCGGCCGTCCTCGTTGCGGAGCAAATTCTCCAACAACACCTTCACACTGTAGGGAAGCTGCACGTCGGTCTCGATCGCATCCAGCCGGTAGATGCCGTACGTCTGGTCTGCGACCGTCAGTGTGGAGCGCGCGCCGAAACTGTTGCCGCTCACGGTTCGGGCTCCCCGGTAGAGGTGTGGACACGATGGTTCATCGCGTTCAGGGCCAGCGTGGAGTGCGCGAACGCACCACCGGCCCGCATTTCCGCCGCGACCCAGATGGCTTCCATGATTTCCTCCGGTTCGGCGCCCGTGCGGCGGGCCAGTTTGGTGTGCCCGGTGATGCAGTAGGGGCATTGCGTCACATGGGCGACCGCGACCGCGATCAGCTGTTTCGTCTTCCCCGGCAGCGCACCGTCGGCGAAGACGGCGCGACTGAAATCCTCGAAGGCGTCGTGAATCCCGGGTGCGAGCGCCTTTCGACGCTCCGAAATCTCCGGCGTGGTGGGCTGATACAGCGACTCGGGCATACAGCTGTCCTCCTGTTTCAGCGTTGCCAGCCGTAGCACAGACACCGCAGCAGCAGCGCGGACCTTCGCCTGCCACCATAACCCGTCCGCATCAAATTGCCAGGGCCGAATGTCCCCACTTCCACGACCGGTCCGGTGGCTCAATGGTGCAAACTGAGGGGGCGATCTGCAGGACAGTGTGGGACGAGTGAACATTGGCCCGATTCGCTTGCCGCATTGCGCGGCGCGATGGTGTCGGAGGACAATAGTGGATGCGTGCGTTCCGATCTGAGCGACGACACCAACCCACCCCGTGAGCGGTACGGTGAAGATCACGGACCGCCCGGGCGTAGGAGATGAAGATGTGCGCTGCCAAGGTTGCCTCGTCGGTGATGCAAGTGGCCGAGCTGGATCGGTCGGTGAAGTACTACTGCGACGTCTTCGCCTGCCGTGTCGCTGTGCGCGAGCCCGATGCAGCACTCCTTTTGACGCCGGATAACTTTCAGATCTACATGTATGCGAAGAAGGGGGCATCGACCCGTCGCGGGGTAAGCGTCATCGGTGTCCACTACGTCATGTGGTCCGCCGACACCGAGGAAGAGTTGGAGCGGATCACCGAGCGACTACACGCATATGATGCGGCCACATACACGCAGACGGTCGGCGGGGTGACGTTCGTGGATGGTTGCGACCCGGACGGTATCCGTGTGATCGTCGCCTACCCTGGCCCCGAGCAGCTACCGCGGGAGCTGATCGCGCAACGATTCCACGGGTGACCACGGGGGGTGACCACGGGCGTTGGCGCATCCGCCACGCCGGCAGACGAGCGTCCTCTGATCGAATGCGACCGCGCCGGCGTATGGCTACTTCACGACGACGAGTTACGCAAACGGATCGCAGGCGCCGAGGTCATGATCGACCGACGACAACGTCGAGTACACGATGAGGCCATAGCCTTCAGAGGTACTGTCGACGTTCGGACAACACCGCTGACATTGACCGAGCGGCACATCCCCGGCCTGACACTAGGTGCGGATTTCGCCAATCAAGGGGTTCCATTTGCTGATGAGGACCTTTGAGACGAGGTTTGCCTGAGCAAATGGATCGTGCGTGAACAGACGTGTGACGGTGTCTTCGTCGGCAGCGTCGACGATGAACTGGGCGCCGGTACGGTCGGCGAGGGGACCCGATGACAGCACCACCTTGCGGCGGACCAATTCGGCGAGCCACGCATGGTGGTCTGTTCGGTGATCATCACGACCGGAGGATGTTTCGGGACTGTAGGTGTATTCGACGACGAACATGGGCATGCTCTTCTCGTTCCCTCGTGAGCCGACCTATCCAGTGTGCAACCACGCTCGAAACATTACCAATCCTTTGGGCCGAAATTTCTTGCGGCGACGGTAGTCTGCGGCCAACCCCGTAGCGGATGTTCTCGGCCGAGAGCTCCCTCTCGAGCAGTGCCTCGCGCACGCCGAGCATGAAGGGCAGCGGCAGACAAAGGTAGGCGTGGGTGCCGGGTGCGATGGTGATCTCGGCGAAGTCGGCGCGGCCTTCGCGGAGGCGCCTTCGGGTCGGCGTCAACCACCGCCTTGATATCCGTCAACCACCGCCTTGATATCCGCGGAGTGGAGCAGCTCATCCACTCCTCGCTGTCGGGTCGACCGTGTCCCACGGAAGTCAACATCGTCGAAATCGTTGTGCACCAAAAGGATCTGAACCGGGATCCGGTCCAGCAGCGCATAGTCCGGCAACGACTTCGAGCCACGTTGGTTACATCGATGTCGTGGCGGTAGCCGATCGTCAGCAGTTCGGAGAACGCGTCGTCGTGGTCGTAGCTGTGCTAGCCGATCAGAATGCCTTCGGCCACAGCCGGGTCGGCGTGGCCGCGGACTGAGCACTCGGGTCGCCAACGCGATGCCGATACACCTTCATCGCGTACTGAGGGCGGCGCCCCAGTGATCACCGCGGCGCGCCGTTGCCTGATAGCTTGTGCCTCATCGACCAATACCTGTTCTCCAGCGGCAATGGACACTGTGCGGGTGCCGGGTACGGTCTTGGTCAACGCGATCGCGATGCGGCGTTCGGATTCGTCCGCGAACGGGCCTGCGATGGTGACGCAGCCCTCCTCGACCGTCACGCGCCAGCGTCCGTCCCCGGTATAGTCGTCGAGGCGGCGTTGCGCACCCACGGCGATCGTCTCGTCCGGTTTGAGCATCAACCGCACCACGTCACTGCGGCTGAGGATGCCCACTACCCGCCCGTCGATCCACGACCGGCAGACTGCGTAGACCCTGCTCAAGCAGCATCTGGCTCACATCGGCCAAATATTGATACATCGGCGCAGCAACGGCGGGTGCAGTCATCACCTCGCCCACCGTCTCCGAAGACGCGTGTCCGGCCCGCAACACGTCTCCGCTGTTCAACATCCCAACCAGCCGGTCGTGGTCGTCGACGACCGGCACCGCCGCGAACCCGTACTCGGCCAGTAGCACCGCCGCCGTGCGCATACTGTCGGATTGCCGCACCATTACAACCGGTCGCTGCATCACGTTCAACACTCGCATGGTCATCACTCGCTTTAGTCGATCCGACACTCAGCACTTAACTTAAGAGCGTCCTTTAACGAATCATAACTTATGAAAACTATTTCGTCAATAATGGTTTGGTTGTTCAGCGGAGGGCGTCGATCAGGTCACCGACGGTGTGACCGCCCTCCAGAGGATCGGGCAGTCGCCTGTCGAGGTTGACCGTGTAGGTGTTACGGCGACCGACCTTCGTCTTGGACATGTACCCGCCCTCGGTGAGGTCGGCCAGGATCGCTTGCACCGAACGTTCGGTGATGCCGATCTCGATCGCCAACTCGCGAGCGGTGTGCTGATCACCACCGGCCAGACACAACAAGACGTGCGCATGATTGGTCAGGAAGGTCCAGCTACGAGTGCGGGCGGCGTTCTCGTGCATCGCAGAGCGGTGATTGGGTCGTCGAACCGTTGTCGCCATTTCCCCACAATATGACATCGATGATTCATGTATCCAGTTTCGGGATTGCTCCACGGTCTGATCGAACGGGACTGCCCCCACCCTGGTTGACACACGGGGTGTGCAGTTTCAGGCCGCGTGTGCGGTCTGATGGAGCGTCTCATATTCGACGGGTGTCAGTCGACCGAGACCGCGTTGCCGGCGACGCCGGTGGTAGGTCTTCTCGATCCACTCGACGATCGCCAACCGTAGTTCCTCACGGCTGCTCCAGCGGTGACGGTCGAGGACATTGCGTTGCAGCAACGCGAAGAACGATTCCATCGCGGCATTGTCACCACATGCCCCCACCTTCCCCATTGATCCTTGTAAACCATTGCAGGTCAGCAATTCTACGAAGATCCCGGAACGGAACTGGCTGCCGCGATCGGAATGTACGACGGTGCCGTCCGGGTTGCGGAGCGCAATGGCATTTCGCAGCGCCGAACATGCCAGGTCCGCGGTCATCCGGTCGGCGATCGAATAGCCGACGATCCGGGTGGAGAAGCAGTCCTTGATCGCGCAGATTATGTGGAATCAAGATTGTCAAGTTCATCAGGGTTTCCCGGGTCGGACTTGCACGATCGGAAGCAGGGTCACGGTCGCGGGGGTACCGAGCTCACGCGGGGTGGGCCCGGCGGGTGTGGGGACGTCGGCGAGCCGGTCGAGCAGGGCGGTGACTGCGGTGTGTCCGTCGTCGACGGCAGCGCGCTCGTCGTCGGTAAGCGGGATGCTGGCGAGCATGCGCTGCAGGTTGCCGCTCGCCTCGAGCAGCTGGGCTTTGCTGGAGTCTTTCGGGGTGTAGAAGTCGCAGCGTGCGCAGGCCATCCTGTGCTGACACTGCTCGAAAAAGCTGTAGCTGCACCATCCGTGGCCGAGGTCGTAGTGCTGCCAGGGCTGCCCGGCGGCGGCGGCGCCGGAAGTGACGGCATCGCGGTCCAGCAGCACCTCGATGGTGCGCACGTTGCGGGCGAAGTAACCGGCTTCGGTGTAGGCCTTGGAAAGGGTGTTCGGGCTGATCTTCGCGTAATGCTGCGTGGCGGTCGGGGTGCGATGTCCGAGCCATGCCTGCAGCTCGAACAGCGTCATCGGTTCCTTGGCGTTGTAGAGCTGGGTCGCGATCGTGGACCGGGCCCGGTGACTGGTGATGTTGCCGCGGACGTCGCTGCTCGGGACACCGGCCTTGGCGCAGAGCGCAGGGATGATCGTGCGGTTGATGTAGTTCTTCGCGACCGGCTGCGCGCGGACAGCGAAGAGCATGTCCACCTGTTCGCTGGTCTTGCGGTCGAGCGTCGTCGGCTGAGGCGGGCGCAGCGCCTGCCAGGCCTCGATCGCCTGTCCCAGAAGAGGATCGACGGGTTTGGTGAACGCGGTGCCGGTCTTGTGGACGGGCACGTCGAGCAGGCAGACGGCGTCCTCGGCGAGCACGTCGGGCGAGTCGGCAGCAATGGACTGACCGTTGTGTTGCCAGCGCACGCAGCCGACTCGAAGGCGGGACAACTCGTCGCTGCGCAGGCCGCTGAACAGCCAGGTCAGCGTGATCGCCCGGATCAGCTCCATCGGGTAGTAGGTGTCGGCGGAGTTGCCGGGCAGATGGTCCTGGTCGAGGTTCAGCCCGGCCCAGAGCAGTTTCGCCCAGACCTCGTCGGCGATGACGCGTGGGTTGGTGCCGATCAGCGCGGACACGCTGCGGGGCACCGCAAGTGCCCGGGCCGGGTCGAAGCGGCGACCGATCCACTCCCACTCCTGGCAGTCGCGGAAGAAGGTGCGGGTCGCCATCAGGTTGTGGGCCTTGGTGCGCGGGGAGATCGGTGTTCCAGCACGGGCGTGGAGGTGGTCGCGTCGCTGGACGTAGTCGCCGACGTTCATGCGGTCCACGGCCGCGACCCAGGCGGCGCACGTCTGACGGGTCCATTGCCCGGGTTCGGTGATCTCAGGATGTTCTGCGACCAACCATCGCCCGGCCTTGGCCATGATGGTGCGCACGGCGGCGCGGACCCGTGGGGTGAGCGTCGAGGTGTCGTGCCAGCGTTCGACCCAGCCGGCCCAGGCTGTGGCAGTGCCCTCGATGCCGGGTGCGTGGTGCCCGGTGCGCACCGGCGGGTCGCAGTGTCCGAGTGCGGCGACCGCACGTTGCAGCGCGTAGAGCATCTCGCCGTGGTGGTCGCCTGTTGCCGGATGCGCGCGCAGCCGCTCGAACGCCGCGGTATCCAGGTCCTCCAACCTGGGGCTGCGGTTGATCAGCAGCGCCTGGCTGAAGACCCCACGCAGGCGGTGCTTGCCGCTCGCGGCGCCGCGGTAGCCCCACTGGTCCAGGACCGCGCTGGCCTGGC
This genomic interval carries:
- a CDS encoding tyrosine-type recombinase/integrase, which gives rise to MTAAVRAVGKTEAMPPGWTFPLSLERYDQRGELTDAECRALRELGPKALRRNRARGIPRRTATHWTALARLVEPLDTARAGLHHGDDTRFRRAGAHAAAIILQNCVDTSRSYWAWTTEDWAQLCGSSAEAFVAARELPTETTVRPFLLALAYLLGGFDDFQLLGTFNRLHLARFVFGAGIVEESMRQASAVLDQWGYRGAASGKHRLRGVFSQALLINRSPRLEDLDTAAFERLRAHPATGDHHGEMLYALQRAVAALGHCDPPVRTGHHAPGIEGTATAWAGWVERWHDTSTLTPRVRAAVRTIMAKAGRWLVAEHPEITEPGQWTRQTCAAWVAAVDRMNVGDYVQRRDHLHARAGTPISPRTKAHNLMATRTFFRDCQEWEWIGRRFDPARALAVPRSVSALIGTNPRVIADEVWAKLLWAGLNLDQDHLPGNSADTYYPMELIRAITLTWLFSGLRSDELSRLRVGCVRWQHNGQSIAADSPDVLAEDAVCLLDVPVHKTGTAFTKPVDPLLGQAIEAWQALRPPQPTTLDRKTSEQVDMLFAVRAQPVAKNYINRTIIPALCAKAGVPSSDVRGNITSHRARSTIATQLYNAKEPMTLFELQAWLGHRTPTATQHYAKISPNTLSKAYTEAGYFARNVRTIEVLLDRDAVTSGAAAAGQPWQHYDLGHGWCSYSFFEQCQHRMACARCDFYTPKDSSKAQLLEASGNLQRMLASIPLTDDERAAVDDGHTAVTALLDRLADVPTPAGPTPRELGTPATVTLLPIVQVRPGKP
- a CDS encoding aconitate hydratase; this translates as MSGNSFGARSTLTVADQTYGIYRLDAIETDVQLPYSVKVLLENLLRNEDGRLVTAGQVSALASWSPRNPGHTEIQFTPARVLMQDFTGVPCVVDLVAMRDAMTALGGDPRKINPLIPTELVIDHSVIADVFGRPDAYRINADLEFSRNKERYQLLRWAQHAFDDFLVVPPDTGICHQVNLEYLARVLFTRDTPDGPLAYPDTLVGTDSHTPMINGLGVLGWGVGGIEAEAAMLGQPMSMLLPQVLGLKLTGALPEGTTATDLVLTIAELLRKTGVVGKFVEFYGPGVANVPLANRATLGNMSPEYGSTCAIFPIDDETLNYLRLTGRPEQQIRLVEAYAKEQGMWHDPDQEPVYSHTVELDLATVEPSIAGPKRPQDRIPLASAPHAVGSLLADQPLPTALDAGLDEASDESFPASDPIAVDHDRASDGPAAPCRCGKSHEWPSDPVEVVLDGAVHSVDHGHVVIAAITSCTNTSNPSVMIGAGLLAKKAVQAGLTRKPWVKTSLAPGSRVVTDYYERAGLTPYLEQLGFGLVGYGCTTCIGNSGPLIPQVSDAVTGHDLTACAVLSGNRNFEGRIHAECKMNFLTSPPLVITYALAGTMLADVLHDPIGTGSDGQPVYLRDIWPSTEEVKAVIDECLQSQMFTDGYANVFAGDDNWRGLDVASGEIFEWHEDSTYVRRPPYFDGIQPEPQPISDITGARVLVMLGDSVTTDHISPAGTIRRDSPAGIYLREHGVEPPDFNSYGSRRGNHEVMIRGTFANIRLRNLLAPGTEGGVTRHLPDGQEMSIFDAANAYAAEGTPLIILAGAEYGSGSSRDWAAKGTLLLGVKAVLATSFERIHRSNLIGMGVLPLQFPPGHTRESLGLTGEEEYSITGLEGGDPGADFPTEVTVRAHHHGQVQEFRATVRIDTPAEAGYFRHGGILQYVLRQLLVT
- a CDS encoding carboxymuconolactone decarboxylase family protein; this translates as MPESLYQPTTPEISERRKALAPGIHDAFEDFSRAVFADGALPGKTKQLIAVAVAHVTQCPYCITGHTKLARRTGAEPEEIMEAIWVAAEMRAGGAFAHSTLALNAMNHRVHTSTGEPEP
- a CDS encoding VOC family protein, coding for MCAAKVASSVMQVAELDRSVKYYCDVFACRVAVREPDAALLLTPDNFQIYMYAKKGASTRRGVSVIGVHYVMWSADTEEELERITERLHAYDAATYTQTVGGVTFVDGCDPDGIRVIVAYPGPEQLPRELIAQRFHG
- a CDS encoding YciI family protein; this translates as MPMFVVEYTYSPETSSGRDDHRTDHHAWLAELVRRKVVLSSGPLADRTGAQFIVDAADEDTVTRLFTHDPFAQANLVSKVLISKWNPLIGEIRT
- a CDS encoding ArsR family transcriptional regulator, which codes for MATTVRRPNHRSAMHENAARTRSWTFLTNHAHVLLCLAGGDQHTARELAIEIGITERSVQAILADLTEGGYMSKTKVGRRNTYTVNLDRRLPDPLEGGHTVGDLIDALR